A DNA window from Haliovirga abyssi contains the following coding sequences:
- a CDS encoding sensor histidine kinase: MKKNIGFKTKVVVVIFAVMFLGMFMSYYIQQNFMLKMIQDNLKLNMENNLKIISNEIENKKKDLMVKAVIIEKDNAILELFNKNDYNIAQNILLKYIEIYKDVAIEIYDLNGNIITKSLNYSNDMNFNMINNFIKTRKKEKILDSWLVENKNGAYIKSFITIRKNAENIGWVILTYRISDKFLDNIKNRIDMEINIYNNKNRLIGTTMYNKKGVRIKSRKSLNTDREKINFEEKKEELVAVKKNKNLNIKIEVVYRLKEFVKNQQRIRNKIFYLNFLLMLGIVISLNLILGKLIKPVGELIKGLQKIETGNFEYKIEKSSYDELGQAVESFNKMVEKLKENKENEKRIANLDKIASVGRLAASIAHEIKNPLSSISMIANMYYQEFDSIDFTREDFKVISKEINRINDIIERLLDFSRERKIVLKDVDINLLFSELIMLLSKKMMEKGNKLILNSDYKEIYIKADENMLKQAFLNILINSNDSMEKGVVYINIEEKEKNKDKEIKIEIKDNGKGMKPEVLKKAFEPFYTTKTKGSGIGLAVVKKMFDIHRFKCNIDSQSGVGTTITIIIDVEKNKKLTFEGVKYESEILERRD, from the coding sequence ATGAAAAAAAATATAGGATTTAAAACAAAAGTTGTAGTAGTAATATTTGCAGTTATGTTTTTGGGAATGTTTATGTCATATTATATACAACAAAATTTTATGTTAAAGATGATACAAGATAATTTGAAGTTAAATATGGAAAACAACTTAAAAATTATATCAAATGAGATAGAAAATAAAAAAAAAGACTTAATGGTAAAAGCTGTAATTATAGAAAAAGATAATGCTATATTGGAGCTATTTAATAAAAATGATTATAATATAGCACAAAATATTTTGTTGAAGTATATCGAAATATATAAAGATGTTGCAATAGAAATATATGATTTGAATGGAAATATTATAACTAAAAGTTTGAATTATTCTAATGATATGAATTTTAATATGATAAATAATTTTATTAAAACTAGAAAAAAAGAAAAAATTTTAGATTCGTGGTTAGTTGAAAATAAAAATGGAGCATATATAAAATCATTTATAACAATTAGAAAAAATGCAGAAAATATAGGATGGGTTATACTTACTTATAGAATTTCAGATAAATTTTTAGATAATATAAAAAACAGGATTGATATGGAAATAAATATTTATAATAATAAAAATAGATTAATAGGAACTACAATGTATAATAAAAAAGGCGTTAGAATAAAATCAAGAAAAAGTTTAAATACAGATAGAGAAAAAATTAATTTTGAAGAAAAAAAAGAGGAATTAGTAGCAGTAAAAAAGAATAAGAATTTAAATATAAAAATTGAAGTTGTATACAGACTAAAAGAATTTGTAAAAAACCAACAAAGAATAAGGAATAAAATATTTTATTTAAATTTTTTGTTAATGCTGGGAATAGTAATATCTTTAAATTTAATATTAGGGAAGTTAATAAAACCTGTTGGAGAGTTAATAAAAGGATTACAAAAGATAGAAACTGGTAATTTTGAATATAAAATAGAAAAAAGTAGTTATGATGAATTAGGGCAGGCAGTGGAAAGTTTTAATAAAATGGTAGAAAAATTAAAAGAAAACAAAGAAAATGAAAAAAGAATAGCTAATTTAGACAAAATAGCTTCTGTGGGAAGATTAGCGGCAAGTATAGCACATGAAATAAAGAATCCATTGTCGTCAATATCTATGATAGCTAATATGTATTATCAAGAGTTTGATAGTATAGACTTTACAAGAGAAGATTTTAAAGTGATTTCTAAAGAGATAAATAGAATAAATGATATAATAGAAAGGTTACTTGATTTCTCGAGAGAGAGAAAAATAGTTTTGAAAGATGTAGATATAAATTTGTTGTTTTCAGAATTAATAATGTTATTAAGTAAAAAAATGATGGAAAAAGGCAATAAATTAATATTAAATAGTGATTATAAAGAGATTTATATTAAAGCTGATGAAAATATGTTGAAGCAGGCATTTTTAAATATTTTAATTAATAGTAATGATTCAATGGAAAAAGGAGTTGTATATATAAATATAGAAGAAAAAGAAAAAAATAAAGATAAAGAGATAAAAATAGAGATAAAAGACAATGGAAAGGGGATGAAGCCAGAAGTATTAAAAAAAGCATTTGAGCCATTTTATACAACAAAAACAAAAGGGAGCGGAATAGGTTTAGCAGTGGTAAAAAAAATGTTTGATATTCATCGTTTTAAATGTAATATAGATTCTCAAAGTGGGGTTGGGACAACTATTACAATAATAATAGATGTTGAAAAAAATAAAAAATTAACTTTTGAAGGTGTGAAATATGAAAGCGAGATATTAGAAAGGAGAGATTAA
- the lepB gene encoding signal peptidase I, with amino-acid sequence MKNIYINILIYIVVTSFFAYIWIKEKELGKKIQNIKDKFSDKIIGKYEVKSPMKKKVIRGTVNWTETIVTAVVLVLVIQHFYVGNFLVPTGSMIPTIEIGDRVFGDMVSYNFRDPKRGEIVVFREPMDNKLLFTKRLIGESGDKVKIGSDKRIYINGKKLTDKKYDRDYFQLGYLGAGEWYIPKKGDTIQIAGEFKPAEGKLSDIGKLNDVQRYLMSRGDVITRALPYAKFIVNGKYETGIIMDFLRDDEIAKKLLSGEKITLKENYYFVLGDNSKTSFDSRWWGLVAEHRFRGRAMFRFWPVNRMGLLK; translated from the coding sequence ATGAAAAATATTTATATAAACATTTTAATATATATAGTAGTAACATCTTTTTTTGCATATATTTGGATAAAAGAAAAAGAGTTAGGAAAAAAAATACAAAATATAAAAGATAAATTTTCTGATAAAATAATTGGAAAATATGAAGTAAAATCTCCAATGAAAAAGAAAGTAATTAGAGGAACTGTTAATTGGACTGAAACAATTGTAACTGCAGTTGTTTTAGTGTTAGTAATACAACATTTTTACGTCGGAAATTTTTTAGTTCCAACAGGTTCAATGATACCTACAATTGAAATTGGAGATAGAGTGTTCGGAGATATGGTTTCATATAATTTTAGAGACCCTAAAAGAGGAGAAATTGTAGTATTTAGAGAGCCAATGGATAATAAATTGTTATTTACAAAAAGATTAATAGGAGAATCTGGAGATAAAGTAAAAATAGGCTCTGATAAGAGGATTTATATTAATGGAAAAAAATTAACAGATAAGAAATATGATAGAGATTACTTTCAATTAGGGTATTTAGGAGCTGGAGAATGGTATATTCCTAAAAAAGGCGATACTATTCAAATAGCTGGAGAGTTTAAACCTGCAGAAGGTAAATTAAGTGATATTGGAAAATTAAATGATGTTCAAAGATATTTAATGTCAAGAGGTGATGTAATAACAAGAGCACTTCCATATGCCAAATTTATTGTTAATGGGAAATATGAAACAGGAATAATAATGGATTTTTTAAGAGATGATGAAATTGCTAAAAAATTGTTAAGTGGAGAAAAAATAACATTAAAAGAAAATTATTATTTTGTACTTGGAGATAATAGTAAAACTAGTTTTGATTCAAGATGGTGGGGATTAGTTGCAGAACATAGATTTAGAGGACGAGCAATGTTTAGATTTTGGCCAGTTAATAGGATGGGATTATTAAAGTAG
- the rimI gene encoding ribosomal protein S18-alanine N-acetyltransferase codes for MNKKITILDSISFIEMESFNKPWNKNIIKSMFESKEYLILVEYVKKEIVGYIILYNTSDVVEVLRVAVMKKFRNQGIGKTLLEKAIDETKKIGYNEIFLEVRVTNYSAIYLYKKVGFEKINIRKNYYKDSNEDALIMKKKL; via the coding sequence ATGAATAAAAAAATTACAATATTAGATTCCATATCATTTATTGAAATGGAATCTTTTAATAAACCATGGAATAAAAATATTATAAAATCTATGTTTGAATCTAAAGAATATTTAATTTTAGTGGAATATGTAAAAAAAGAGATAGTTGGTTATATAATTTTATATAACACTTCAGATGTAGTTGAGGTATTAAGAGTTGCGGTAATGAAAAAGTTTAGAAATCAAGGAATTGGGAAAACTCTTTTAGAAAAAGCTATTGATGAAACTAAAAAAATAGGTTATAATGAAATATTCTTAGAGGTAAGAGTAACTAATTATAGTGCTATTTATCTATATAAAAAAGTAGGGTTTGAAAAAATAAATATTAGAAAAAATTATTATAAAGACAGTAATGAAGATGCGTTAATAATGAAAAAAAAGTTATAG
- a CDS encoding sensor histidine kinase codes for MNKKLEITLLSISFVVLFLFSIIFSTKTLIYSSFIYFNLFSLVVISAIMILSLRSYLILKNFMHLFFSISYGILMFIYILIMKEYYFNNMYIDYMIPIIKYTEVLIFMFGIFVLREKVDKRKILKSFIILIIVNLFYFFITIFFIESNVSIVIFYIELLLVYSYLSDESIKDYFTKILWYKIFSWLFGVIYTVTSFNYFNLISFFMYFYSLYKFLEYLNYVLNRGFFKEIYNREQKIRKLIKYHNSGIIIIDDYYINYINDSALKILGKDSKRELKNKSIYLALEGISSELLEDTLKKFPEENVVEIVNFNKKNKKIKIKAYKTGDEFSEEIIIILDELLTQKEVFEKANNLLSNNVVYLYNEDEREYVYMNNGVKNILNKSPEDFYNNSTMMFDMIPEGNSKWYMEFMANKKDGLEEFSYVKENGELVWLLGERRKFEFYGNEYYYGVGADISRYKIRENELLLKNEKLEKENKIKDMSVSVISHEIRTPITSIIGFLENIIMNKKFIYPKVLTMVYKVYNNSMRLKELINNLLDINKLNAGKMEISKEILVLKDMVTEIMLNNEILMEIRDIEYSVNIDEELEAYADYNLIYQSINNIVSNAIKYNKDNGKIIVSGIDNEKSVTLSFKDTGIGIKLENINSVFEEYERIEGSHIQGTGIGMPLTKKMVELNGGKIWIESVYGEGSTIFIELLK; via the coding sequence ATGAACAAAAAATTAGAAATAACATTATTATCTATTAGTTTTGTGGTTTTATTTTTGTTTAGTATTATATTTTCTACAAAAACTTTAATATATAGTTCTTTTATATATTTTAATCTTTTTTCATTAGTTGTAATTTCTGCAATAATGATATTATCTTTGCGTTCATATTTAATTTTAAAAAACTTTATGCATCTATTCTTTTCAATTTCTTATGGAATTTTAATGTTTATTTATATATTGATCATGAAAGAGTACTATTTTAATAATATGTATATAGATTATATGATCCCGATTATAAAATATACAGAAGTACTAATTTTTATGTTTGGAATATTTGTTTTAAGAGAAAAAGTAGATAAAAGAAAAATATTGAAATCTTTTATCATTTTAATAATAGTAAATTTATTTTATTTTTTTATAACTATATTTTTTATAGAGAGTAATGTTTCTATAGTCATATTTTATATAGAACTATTATTAGTATATTCTTATTTGTCAGATGAATCTATAAAAGATTATTTTACAAAAATTTTGTGGTATAAAATATTTTCATGGTTATTTGGAGTTATTTATACGGTTACATCTTTTAATTATTTTAATCTTATATCTTTTTTTATGTATTTTTATTCTTTATATAAATTTTTAGAATATTTGAATTATGTGTTGAATAGAGGCTTTTTTAAGGAGATTTATAATAGAGAACAAAAAATCAGAAAACTTATAAAATATCATAATTCTGGAATAATTATAATAGATGATTATTACATAAATTATATAAATGATTCAGCATTAAAAATATTAGGGAAAGATAGTAAGAGAGAATTAAAAAATAAAAGTATATATTTAGCATTAGAGGGAATATCATCGGAATTATTGGAAGATACATTAAAAAAATTTCCAGAAGAAAATGTTGTTGAGATAGTAAACTTTAATAAAAAAAATAAAAAAATAAAAATAAAAGCATATAAAACAGGAGATGAATTTTCAGAAGAGATTATAATAATTTTGGATGAACTTCTAACTCAAAAAGAAGTTTTTGAAAAAGCAAATAATTTATTATCAAATAATGTTGTGTATTTATATAATGAAGATGAAAGAGAATATGTATATATGAATAATGGAGTAAAAAATATTTTAAATAAATCTCCTGAAGATTTTTATAATAATTCAACAATGATGTTTGATATGATTCCAGAAGGTAATTCTAAATGGTATATGGAGTTTATGGCAAATAAAAAAGATGGACTTGAAGAGTTTTCCTATGTTAAAGAAAATGGAGAATTAGTTTGGTTGCTGGGAGAAAGAAGAAAATTTGAATTTTATGGAAATGAGTATTATTATGGTGTAGGTGCAGATATAAGTAGATATAAAATTAGAGAAAATGAACTGTTGTTAAAAAATGAAAAATTGGAAAAAGAGAATAAAATAAAGGATATGAGTGTATCGGTCATATCACATGAGATAAGGACTCCAATTACTTCAATAATAGGATTTCTAGAGAATATAATAATGAATAAAAAATTTATATATCCAAAAGTATTAACAATGGTATATAAAGTATATAATAATAGTATGAGGTTGAAAGAGCTAATTAACAACCTTTTGGATATAAATAAATTAAATGCAGGGAAAATGGAAATAAGTAAAGAGATATTAGTTTTAAAAGATATGGTAACAGAAATAATGCTGAATAATGAGATTCTAATGGAAATAAGAGATATAGAATATAGTGTAAATATAGATGAAGAGCTAGAAGCTTATGCTGATTATAATTTAATTTATCAATCTATAAATAATATTGTTAGTAATGCAATAAAATATAATAAAGATAATGGAAAGATTATAGTATCTGGAATTGATAATGAAAAAAGTGTAACGTTAAGCTTTAAGGATACTGGAATTGGAATAAAATTGGAAAATATAAACTCTGTATTTGAGGAATATGAAAGAATAGAGGGTTCGCATATACAAGGGACAGGAATAGGTATGCCATTAACAAAAAAAATGGTAGAATTAAATGGTGGTAAAATATGGATAGAATCTGTTTATGGAGAAGGTTCTACTATTTTTATAGAGTTGTTAAAATAA
- a CDS encoding DUF350 domain-containing protein produces MLYVSIYILVGLIFAFFISTIVYDKALTKGFSLKEYLFEKDSKAVWVDYFGGFILPAFLITYNSVTGGEAKSLILDLLTILIILSVAIAVLAVVRVLNDKIILNISSKYGDKTTLNNEIFNQSNLSASFFNIAFTSVITNILLQESIFEEKISVMLLRALLIFLFNIIVFIAYKFLEVKREVKIYENLFEKDNSASGLTFLGYIVSWQIILYKLVNFYDLKELYSMVVSFMLILVFYEIIKLIIKFGIKYILKEDIEDEIYLQKNIGAGFGMFVIYTGIALLISGVLFG; encoded by the coding sequence ATGTTATATGTATCAATTTATATTTTAGTAGGATTAATATTTGCATTTTTTATATCAACAATAGTATATGACAAAGCATTAACAAAAGGATTTAGTTTAAAAGAGTATCTGTTTGAAAAAGATAGTAAAGCGGTATGGGTAGATTACTTTGGTGGATTTATTTTACCAGCATTTTTAATAACATATAATTCTGTAACAGGAGGGGAAGCAAAATCATTAATATTAGACTTATTAACAATATTAATTATTTTATCAGTTGCAATAGCAGTTTTAGCAGTAGTTAGAGTGTTAAATGATAAAATTATATTGAATATATCTAGTAAATATGGTGATAAAACTACATTGAATAATGAGATATTTAATCAATCTAATTTATCAGCTTCATTTTTTAATATTGCTTTTACATCTGTTATAACAAATATTCTTTTGCAAGAATCTATATTTGAAGAAAAAATTTCAGTTATGTTATTAAGAGCTTTATTAATATTTTTATTTAATATAATAGTATTTATTGCTTATAAATTTTTAGAAGTAAAAAGAGAAGTGAAAATATATGAAAATTTATTTGAAAAGGATAATAGTGCATCTGGACTTACATTTTTAGGATATATTGTAAGTTGGCAAATAATTTTATATAAATTAGTTAATTTTTATGATTTGAAAGAGTTATATTCTATGGTAGTTAGTTTTATGTTGATTTTAGTTTTTTATGAAATAATAAAATTGATTATTAAATTTGGAATAAAATATATATTAAAAGAAGATATAGAAGATGAAATTTATTTACAAAAAAATATAGGTGCAGGGTTTGGAATGTTTGTTATATATACAGGAATTGCACTTTTGATATCAGGAGTATTATTTGGATGA
- a CDS encoding HD-GYP domain-containing protein, with translation MKVLLIDDGGLFGKVLRDILITKDLEVVNITQKKDAMKILDEKPDEIGVVILDGGISLNDHIGLINHVKNSDRTEYIPIIFIDSYNEVVNIEEFLNIGVYDYLKKPFDNGIFYLKVKNAIKYYENFKKLKDAKNKIEKMNLNLRENYRRADELNRRLEEKNKILGFLVDARTEELERMTTSLISALENANLYNDENTGKHIIRVSLYAELISEKAGFDKLFSKKIKMYAPLHDIGKVGISDNILKKPGRYTEEEFEEMKKHVTIGYNMIKDSPLPKLAKEIILYHHEKWDGTGYTNGLKGEEIPLAARIVAIADVFDALTTKRTYKEAFSLMKALKILEDGRGKHFDPFLLDIFFDNIDSVLEIREENKDE, from the coding sequence ATGAAAGTATTATTAATCGATGATGGTGGTTTATTTGGGAAAGTACTAAGAGATATTTTAATAACTAAAGATTTAGAGGTAGTGAATATAACCCAAAAGAAAGATGCCATGAAAATATTAGATGAAAAACCAGACGAAATTGGAGTAGTCATTTTAGATGGCGGAATATCTTTGAATGATCATATTGGATTAATTAATCATGTAAAAAATAGTGATAGAACCGAATATATACCAATTATTTTTATAGACTCATATAATGAAGTTGTAAATATAGAAGAATTTTTAAATATAGGTGTTTATGATTACTTAAAAAAACCTTTTGATAATGGAATTTTTTATCTTAAAGTAAAAAATGCTATAAAATATTATGAAAATTTCAAAAAATTAAAAGATGCAAAAAATAAAATAGAAAAGATGAATTTAAATTTAAGAGAGAATTATAGAAGAGCTGATGAATTAAATAGAAGGTTAGAGGAAAAAAACAAAATACTTGGATTTTTGGTAGATGCTAGAACAGAAGAGTTAGAAAGAATGACAACATCTTTAATATCAGCTCTTGAGAATGCAAATTTATATAATGATGAAAATACAGGGAAACATATAATTAGAGTTTCATTATATGCAGAATTAATATCTGAAAAAGCTGGATTTGATAAACTGTTTAGTAAAAAAATTAAGATGTATGCTCCATTACATGATATAGGAAAAGTGGGAATAAGCGATAATATATTGAAAAAACCTGGAAGGTATACAGAAGAAGAATTTGAAGAAATGAAAAAACATGTAACTATAGGATATAATATGATAAAAGATTCTCCTTTGCCTAAGTTAGCGAAAGAGATTATATTGTATCATCATGAAAAATGGGATGGGACAGGATATACAAATGGATTAAAGGGGGAAGAGATACCTCTAGCAGCAAGAATTGTTGCAATAGCAGATGTATTTGATGCTTTAACTACAAAAAGAACTTACAAAGAGGCATTTTCTTTGATGAAAGCTCTTAAGATATTAGAAGATGGAAGAGGAAAACATTTTGATCCATTTTTATTAGATATTTTTTTTGATAATATTGATTCTGTTTTAGAAATTAGAGAAGAAAATAAAGATGAATAA
- a CDS encoding sigma-54-dependent transcriptional regulator — protein sequence MGEYRVLLIDDEEDVLYSLQRILLRDKELKIDTAENGVVGLELCKKNRYDIIITDLIMGEINGLEIIEEVKKIDENSIIILITGKGNEEIYKEAIEKGAYDYFSKPFNYTEFFKVIRNAKEKLDLELYQEKYKNITEKENKFYNIYYKSEEMREVIEKIKKISKIDSPVLINGESGVGKELIAESIHMNSLRNNKPFIKINCGALPENLIESELFGYEKGAFTGAEKNKKGKLELGNNGSVFLDEIGELNIYSQVKLLRVLEDGQLEKLGSEGTKKIDIRIIAATNVDLKKNISENKFRMDLYYRLGVFNIVIPPLRERREDIIFLAEKFLDDFSNKFNIERKIMSDGLKLKLLNYSWPGNIRELKNVIQNILLLSGDKNVISVEMLPEFLFERHLEDEKLEFEELPLREYMKKNEKKYLKKMYSKYKDNKSHLAKILGVTRKTLYDKLKEYGI from the coding sequence GTGGGGGAATATAGAGTATTATTAATAGATGATGAAGAGGATGTGCTTTATAGTTTACAAAGGATATTGTTAAGAGATAAAGAGTTGAAAATAGATACTGCTGAAAATGGAGTGGTTGGATTAGAATTGTGTAAAAAAAATAGATATGACATAATTATAACAGATTTGATTATGGGAGAAATAAATGGTTTAGAGATTATAGAAGAGGTAAAAAAAATAGATGAAAATTCTATAATTATATTAATTACAGGGAAAGGGAATGAAGAGATATACAAAGAAGCAATTGAAAAAGGAGCATATGATTATTTTTCAAAACCTTTTAATTATACGGAATTTTTTAAAGTTATTAGAAATGCAAAAGAGAAATTGGATTTAGAACTATATCAAGAAAAATATAAAAACATCACAGAGAAAGAAAATAAATTTTATAATATTTATTATAAAAGTGAAGAGATGCGTGAAGTTATAGAAAAAATAAAAAAAATATCAAAAATAGATAGTCCTGTATTAATTAATGGCGAAAGTGGAGTAGGTAAAGAACTAATAGCCGAAAGTATTCATATGAACAGTTTGAGAAATAATAAACCATTTATAAAAATAAACTGTGGAGCTTTACCAGAAAATTTAATAGAATCTGAACTTTTTGGATATGAAAAAGGAGCATTTACTGGTGCAGAAAAAAATAAAAAAGGGAAATTAGAGTTAGGGAATAATGGAAGCGTTTTTTTAGATGAGATAGGAGAATTAAATATTTATTCTCAAGTAAAACTTTTAAGAGTTTTAGAAGATGGGCAGCTAGAGAAGTTAGGAAGTGAAGGAACGAAAAAAATAGATATAAGAATAATAGCAGCTACAAATGTGGATTTGAAAAAAAATATTAGTGAAAATAAGTTTAGAATGGATTTATATTATAGATTAGGAGTTTTTAATATAGTTATTCCGCCATTAAGAGAAAGAAGAGAAGATATTATATTTCTTGCTGAAAAATTTTTAGATGATTTTTCAAATAAATTTAATATAGAAAGAAAAATTATGTCAGATGGTTTAAAATTAAAACTATTAAATTATAGTTGGCCAGGAAATATAAGAGAATTAAAAAATGTTATTCAAAATATATTGTTATTAAGTGGAGATAAAAATGTAATAAGTGTAGAGATGCTACCAGAATTTTTATTTGAGAGACATTTAGAGGATGAAAAGTTAGAATTTGAGGAATTACCTTTAAGAGAATATATGAAAAAAAACGAAAAAAAATATTTAAAAAAGATGTATTCGAAATATAAGGATAATAAATCACATTTGGCTAAAATTTTAGGAGTTACAAGGAAGACTTTATATGATAAATTAAAAGAGTATGGAATATAG
- the rplS gene encoding 50S ribosomal protein L19 — MKEKLIELVEKDYIREDIPQFKAGDTVKVHYSVKEGEKERIQIFEGVVLRVSGGSVAKTMTVRKMSYGVGVERIIPVNSPLVAKIEVTKIGKVRRARLYYLRELKGKAARIKEIRK, encoded by the coding sequence ATGAAAGAAAAACTAATCGAATTAGTTGAAAAAGATTACATTAGAGAAGATATTCCTCAATTTAAAGCTGGAGATACTGTAAAAGTACATTATAGCGTAAAAGAAGGAGAAAAAGAAAGAATACAAATTTTCGAAGGTGTAGTTTTAAGAGTTAGTGGTGGTAGTGTTGCTAAAACTATGACTGTAAGAAAAATGTCTTATGGTGTAGGAGTAGAAAGAATAATACCAGTTAATTCACCTCTTGTAGCTAAGATTGAAGTAACAAAAATAGGAAAAGTAAGAAGAGCAAGACTTTATTACTTAAGAGAATTAAAAGGAAAAGCTGCAAGAATAAAAGAAATTAGAAAATAA
- a CDS encoding sugar ABC transporter substrate-binding protein: MRKMIFIGIIILGTAVYMFRTTFIDKSKSIKKLDIMVFSPNYESLNGILYKYSEENNIKINLEEAQYFNFTSAFKEKSKKNEKIPDIFLVVNDWIGDLVEKNLIEEVKKENLNELSKIAVESIKYKNRYYGYPFKEETLFLFYNPKYIKKVPNKISDLLILSKKIKEKYGIEGMVFPTDEYYYHFPWYSYVGGDVKELINISDKTLNNMEKEMKIIKNNFKYMNSNLATTLFKDDKAAMMINGPWSIDYLKGVNYKIKTIKDEKFKPFVGIKTFVIYKKSKEKVEAEKLLKYLIGKDIQEKWSKDPKFISVNKNVKNSMKNGIIMPNSPKLNRFWMESNKMIYDILKNSLDIKKSIKKNLIKEKIQ; encoded by the coding sequence ATGCGTAAAATGATTTTTATAGGAATAATCATATTAGGAACAGCAGTGTATATGTTTAGAACAACTTTTATAGATAAAAGTAAATCAATAAAAAAGTTAGATATAATGGTGTTTTCTCCAAATTATGAATCGTTAAATGGAATATTATATAAGTATTCAGAAGAAAATAATATTAAAATTAATTTAGAAGAGGCACAGTATTTTAATTTTACATCAGCGTTTAAAGAAAAAAGTAAAAAAAATGAAAAAATCCCAGATATATTTTTAGTTGTAAATGATTGGATTGGAGATTTGGTAGAGAAAAATTTAATTGAAGAAGTAAAAAAAGAGAATCTAAATGAATTATCAAAAATAGCTGTTGAAAGTATAAAATATAAAAACAGATATTATGGATATCCTTTTAAAGAAGAAACATTGTTTTTGTTTTATAATCCCAAATATATAAAAAAAGTTCCAAATAAAATTTCAGATTTATTAATATTATCAAAAAAAATAAAAGAAAAATATGGGATAGAAGGAATGGTTTTTCCAACTGATGAATATTATTACCATTTCCCATGGTATAGTTATGTGGGTGGAGATGTAAAAGAGCTTATAAACATTAGTGATAAAACATTAAATAATATGGAGAAAGAGATGAAAATCATTAAAAATAATTTTAAGTATATGAATTCTAATTTAGCAACAACTTTATTTAAAGATGATAAAGCAGCTATGATGATAAATGGACCTTGGAGTATAGATTATCTAAAAGGGGTAAATTATAAAATAAAAACTATAAAAGATGAAAAATTTAAACCTTTTGTAGGGATAAAAACATTTGTGATATACAAAAAATCAAAAGAAAAAGTTGAGGCTGAAAAATTATTGAAATATTTAATTGGAAAAGATATACAAGAAAAATGGTCAAAAGACCCAAAATTTATTTCTGTGAATAAAAATGTTAAAAATTCAATGAAAAATGGGATTATTATGCCAAATTCTCCGAAACTAAACAGATTTTGGATGGAAAGTAACAAAATGATTTATGATATATTAAAAAATAGTTTAGATATAAAAAAATCTATAAAAAAAAATCTAATTAAAGAGAAGATACAATGA